In Flavobacterium sp. N1736, the following are encoded in one genomic region:
- the aspS gene encoding aspartate--tRNA ligase, protein MYRSHNCGELNASNINTEVTLAGWVQKSRDKGFMNWVDLRDRYGITQLIFDESRTDKTVFELAKTLGREFVIQVKGTVIEREAKNKNIPTGEIEILVSELNILNAALTPPFTIEDETDGGEDIRMKYRYLDIRRNPVKNSLLFRHKVAMEVRKYLSDLDFCEVETPYLIKSTPEGARDFVVPSRMNEGQFYALPQSPQTFKQLLMVGGMDKYFQIVKCFRDEDLRADRQPEFTQIDCEMAFVEQEDILNVFEGLTRHLLKEIKGIEVDKFPRITYEYAMKTYGNDKPDIRFGMEFGELNEFAQHKDFPVFNAAELVVGIAVPGAGNYTRKEIDGLIDWVKRPQVGASGMVYSKCNDDGTFKSSVDKFYDQEDLTQWAKITGAKPGDMIFVLSGPADKTRAQLSALRMELATRLGLRNPEVFAPLWVVDFPLLELDEESGRYHAMHHPFTSPKPEDMALLETEPGKVRANAYDMVLNGNEIGGGSIRIHDKATQQLMFKYLGFTEEEAKAQFGFLMDAFQFGAPPHGGLAFGLDRLVAILGGQETIRDFIAFPKNNSGRDVMIDAPAKIDDAQLKELHIKVDIQ, encoded by the coding sequence AAAGCCGTACGGATAAAACTGTTTTTGAATTGGCGAAAACACTTGGTAGAGAATTTGTGATTCAGGTAAAAGGAACTGTTATTGAGCGTGAAGCCAAAAACAAAAATATACCAACTGGTGAAATCGAAATTTTAGTTTCTGAATTAAACATTTTAAATGCAGCTTTAACGCCTCCATTTACAATTGAAGACGAAACTGACGGTGGGGAAGATATCAGAATGAAATACCGTTATTTAGACATTCGTAGAAATCCGGTAAAAAACAGTTTATTATTCCGTCATAAAGTAGCGATGGAAGTTCGTAAATATTTATCTGATTTAGATTTTTGCGAAGTTGAAACTCCATACTTAATTAAATCAACTCCGGAAGGTGCAAGAGATTTCGTTGTTCCAAGCCGTATGAACGAAGGACAATTTTATGCATTGCCACAATCTCCACAAACTTTCAAACAATTGTTGATGGTGGGTGGAATGGATAAATATTTCCAAATCGTGAAATGTTTCCGTGACGAAGATTTACGTGCAGACCGTCAGCCTGAGTTTACACAAATCGATTGCGAAATGGCTTTTGTGGAGCAAGAAGACATTTTGAATGTTTTTGAAGGTTTGACAAGACATTTACTAAAAGAAATTAAAGGTATTGAAGTAGACAAATTCCCAAGAATTACCTATGAATATGCTATGAAAACATACGGAAACGACAAACCGGACATTCGTTTTGGAATGGAGTTTGGCGAGTTAAACGAATTTGCACAACACAAAGATTTTCCGGTATTCAATGCTGCGGAATTAGTAGTTGGAATTGCAGTTCCGGGAGCAGGAAATTATACCCGTAAAGAAATTGATGGATTAATTGACTGGGTAAAACGTCCGCAAGTTGGTGCATCCGGAATGGTATATTCAAAATGTAACGACGACGGAACTTTTAAATCATCTGTAGATAAATTTTACGATCAGGAAGATTTAACGCAATGGGCAAAAATTACGGGAGCAAAACCCGGAGATATGATTTTTGTACTTTCGGGACCGGCTGATAAAACACGTGCTCAGCTTTCTGCACTTCGTATGGAATTGGCAACTCGTTTAGGATTACGTAATCCTGAAGTATTTGCTCCTTTATGGGTTGTAGATTTCCCGTTATTAGAACTTGACGAAGAAAGTGGTCGTTATCACGCCATGCATCACCCGTTTACATCTCCAAAACCAGAAGATATGGCTTTGTTAGAAACAGAACCGGGAAAAGTTCGTGCAAATGCATACGATATGGTTTTAAACGGAAATGAAATTGGCGGAGGATCAATTCGTATTCACGATAAAGCAACTCAGCAATTAATGTTTAAATATTTAGGCTTTACCGAAGAAGAAGCAAAAGCTCAGTTTGGTTTCTTAATGGATGCTTTTCAATTTGGAGCACCGCCACACGGAGGTTTAGCTTTTGGATTGGACAGATTAGTGGCTATTTTAGGAGGTCAGGAAACGATTAGAGATTTTATCGCGTTCCCAAAAAACAATTCAGGACGTGATGTTATGATCGATGCTCCTGCAAAAATTGATGACGCGCAATTAAAAGAGCTTCATATTAAAGTTGATATTCAATAA